The following proteins are co-located in the Echinicola sp. 20G genome:
- a CDS encoding outer membrane lipoprotein carrier protein LolA, producing MLKRFILLSLLFTLGVQVHTWAQKDPKAKAILDQMSERYQSLNGLEASFEYYYYNDLDGASQTSNGEVAVKGNRYKLVLDDQEVYNDGQTVWTLIKSGNYQEVTINTVNTSEDELTPSSIYNLYRKGYDYSLNGETSKNGKAVQEILLVAENKKAQFQKIKLFVEKNKKDLVAWEVADNDGGTFKYEFKDVKTDIALDNAYFVFDPKKHPGIEVIDLR from the coding sequence ATGTTGAAAAGATTTATACTACTCAGTTTATTATTTACTTTAGGTGTTCAGGTTCATACATGGGCACAAAAAGACCCAAAGGCAAAAGCCATTTTGGACCAAATGAGCGAGCGTTATCAGTCTCTAAATGGACTGGAGGCTAGTTTTGAATATTATTACTACAATGACCTTGATGGAGCTAGCCAGACCAGTAATGGTGAAGTAGCTGTAAAAGGTAACCGATATAAGTTGGTGCTTGATGATCAGGAGGTCTATAATGACGGGCAAACGGTTTGGACTTTGATTAAATCCGGCAACTACCAGGAAGTAACCATTAATACGGTGAATACAAGCGAAGATGAATTGACTCCTTCGAGTATCTATAACCTTTATCGCAAAGGCTATGATTATAGCTTAAATGGAGAAACTTCCAAAAATGGTAAAGCGGTGCAAGAAATACTTTTGGTTGCAGAAAATAAAAAGGCACAGTTTCAAAAGATCAAGCTTTTTGTGGAGAAGAATAAAAAAGATTTGGTGGCCTGGGAAGTTGCTGACAATGACGGCGGAACATTTAAGTATGAGTTCAAAGACGTTAAGACAGATATTGCATTGGATAATGCCTATTTTGTTTTTGACCCTAAAAAGCATCCAGGTATAGAAGTGATTGACCTGAGGTAG
- a CDS encoding acetyltransferase: MDKPVIILGAKGIAHPALEIFNSNEVVVYGFLDEDESLHGTELNVVPVLGNPEDDGYLKLIGKKCEAFVAVDDNQYRQFLVKLLNERRKVQPINAVHKTAYISTDAAIGHGNFINARVNIGAASEVGSHGIFHSGAILDHGVKVADFAQIGAGAVINSGVSIGKGAFIGSGVTVVSGVKIGENARVGAGSVVISDVEDDATVFGNPAAPIKQ, translated from the coding sequence ATGGATAAACCGGTAATCATATTAGGCGCAAAAGGAATCGCTCACCCAGCGTTGGAGATTTTCAATAGCAATGAGGTAGTGGTCTACGGTTTTTTGGATGAAGATGAATCCTTACACGGAACAGAGCTGAATGTGGTGCCTGTGTTGGGAAATCCAGAGGATGATGGCTATTTAAAGTTGATAGGGAAAAAGTGTGAGGCTTTTGTGGCGGTTGATGATAACCAATACCGACAGTTTTTGGTGAAGCTTTTGAACGAAAGAAGAAAAGTCCAACCAATCAATGCTGTTCACAAAACAGCCTATATCTCAACTGATGCAGCCATTGGACATGGGAACTTTATCAATGCCCGCGTAAACATAGGCGCTGCCTCTGAGGTGGGCAGCCATGGTATTTTCCATTCTGGTGCTATTTTGGATCATGGCGTAAAAGTAGCTGACTTTGCTCAGATCGGAGCAGGAGCTGTGATCAATTCCGGCGTATCTATTGGTAAAGGAGCTTTCATTGGTTCTGGAGTAACCGTAGTTTCTGGAGTGAAAATTGGAGAAAACGCCAGAGTTGGCGCAGGTTCAGTGGTTATTTCCGATGTGGAGGATGATGCAACCGTTTTTGGAAATCCTGCTGCTCCTATCAAACAGTAA
- the pyrF gene encoding orotidine-5'-phosphate decarboxylase, with protein MDKQTLFENIQKKSSFLCVGLDTDLSKIPSHLLKEEDPIFEFNKQIIDHTADYAVAYKPNIAFYEAMGPKGWESLQKTLEYIPKEIFTIADAKRGDIGNTSKLYAKAFFEQMDFDSITVAPYMGKDSVSPFLEFDEKWVILLALTSNEGSKDFQVLDTDGGKPLFQQVLEKSQEWGTDGNLMYVVGATRGEKIAEVRKYAPHHFFLVPGVGAQGGSLEEVAKYGMNSTCGLLVNSSRGIIYASAEKDFGVKAGEEAFKLQKEMAKLLEEYCK; from the coding sequence ATGGACAAACAAACCCTTTTTGAGAACATTCAGAAAAAATCATCCTTTCTGTGTGTTGGCTTGGATACAGATCTATCAAAAATCCCTTCTCACCTTTTAAAAGAAGAAGATCCTATCTTTGAATTCAATAAGCAAATCATAGATCATACAGCTGATTACGCGGTAGCCTATAAGCCCAATATAGCCTTTTATGAAGCTATGGGTCCAAAGGGTTGGGAGAGTTTGCAGAAGACTTTGGAGTATATCCCAAAGGAGATTTTCACCATTGCAGATGCCAAAAGGGGCGATATTGGAAATACATCCAAGCTATATGCGAAGGCATTTTTTGAGCAAATGGATTTTGATTCCATCACTGTGGCTCCTTATATGGGGAAAGATTCTGTGAGTCCGTTTTTAGAATTTGATGAAAAATGGGTGATATTATTGGCCCTTACTTCGAATGAAGGCAGCAAAGATTTTCAAGTTCTTGATACGGATGGGGGAAAACCTTTATTTCAGCAAGTTTTGGAAAAGAGCCAAGAATGGGGAACAGACGGAAACCTTATGTATGTGGTTGGGGCGACCAGGGGAGAAAAAATAGCTGAGGTTCGTAAATATGCTCCTCATCATTTCTTTTTAGTCCCAGGTGTTGGGGCTCAAGGAGGAAGTTTGGAAGAAGTGGCCAAATATGGCATGAACAGTACCTGTGGTTTGTTGGTGAATTCTTCAAGGGGAATTATTTATGCCTCAGCAGAAAAGGATTTTGGAGTAAAAGCCGGAGAAGAAGCATTTAAGCTGCAAAAAGAGATGGCTAAATTATTAGAAGAATACTGTAAGTGA
- a CDS encoding DUF2851 family protein — protein sequence MNFQENFIQAVWKYQYFEKLDLKTVSGVPLSIKKIGYHNFHEGPDFLESQIILGKIEYHGNVEVHLKSSGWNAHGHEQDDNYESVILHVVWEHDTEIKHKDGTLIPTLELKGRVFLDVIRNYERLITPSKGLLCGEFLDSVGEIIKFSMMEKALVERLYEKANVIKKEVEQTAGDWEEVTYRWLFYCFGFKVNSDAMLKLARSIPYKILKKHSGQPLVQEALLLGQAGFHQRDVEISDDYTSFVKREYGFYQSKYGLSEPFFSSEWKFMSVRPSNYPSVRIAQLASILSHGPNLFSALKEEVNSVEDLLPIFQVKPSSYWEHHYQLGKASLKSQNRVLSKRMINLLGINFVVPLWFAYGNYTDDPAWKERCFDFLQGVPAEENIIVRSYLQENWQPQSAFDSQAMIGMHHHYCSQKKCLDCKIGQNLLRPRK from the coding sequence ATGAATTTTCAGGAAAACTTTATCCAAGCTGTATGGAAGTATCAATATTTCGAAAAGCTTGACCTCAAAACAGTTTCAGGAGTACCACTAAGTATTAAAAAAATAGGATATCATAACTTTCATGAAGGTCCTGATTTTTTAGAATCCCAAATAATACTTGGGAAGATTGAATATCACGGCAATGTAGAAGTTCATCTTAAAAGCTCCGGATGGAATGCGCATGGTCATGAGCAGGACGATAACTATGAATCCGTGATCCTTCATGTTGTTTGGGAGCATGATACCGAGATAAAACACAAGGATGGTACCTTAATTCCAACCTTGGAATTAAAGGGAAGGGTGTTTTTGGATGTGATCAGAAACTATGAGCGATTGATCACTCCTTCAAAGGGTTTGCTTTGTGGAGAGTTTTTGGACAGTGTTGGAGAGATTATCAAGTTTTCCATGATGGAAAAGGCTTTGGTAGAGCGCTTGTATGAGAAGGCGAATGTTATTAAAAAAGAAGTTGAACAGACGGCAGGAGATTGGGAAGAAGTGACCTACCGTTGGTTGTTCTACTGTTTTGGATTTAAGGTAAATAGTGATGCCATGCTTAAGCTGGCAAGATCGATTCCCTATAAGATTCTGAAGAAACATAGTGGTCAGCCGTTGGTACAGGAAGCTTTGTTGCTTGGGCAGGCAGGGTTTCATCAGAGGGATGTCGAGATAAGTGACGACTATACCTCTTTTGTAAAAAGAGAATATGGTTTCTATCAATCCAAATATGGTTTGAGTGAGCCATTTTTCTCTTCCGAATGGAAGTTTATGAGTGTTCGCCCGAGTAACTATCCCTCAGTTAGAATTGCCCAATTGGCATCAATTCTTTCTCATGGTCCCAATTTGTTTTCGGCTTTGAAAGAAGAGGTCAATAGCGTGGAGGATTTGCTTCCGATTTTTCAAGTGAAGCCAAGCAGCTATTGGGAGCATCATTACCAACTGGGCAAGGCGAGTTTGAAGAGTCAAAACCGGGTGTTGAGCAAAAGGATGATCAATCTATTGGGGATTAACTTCGTTGTGCCACTGTGGTTTGCCTATGGAAATTATACCGACGATCCAGCTTGGAAAGAACGGTGTTTTGATTTTTTACAAGGTGTTCCAGCGGAGGAAAACATTATCGTTAGATCTTATTTGCAAGAAAATTGGCAACCTCAAAGCGCGTTTGATTCCCAGGCCATGATAGGCATGCATCATCACTACTGTAGCCAGAAGAAATGCTTGGATTGTAAAATTGGTCAGAACTTGCTCAGACCAAGGAAGTAG
- a CDS encoding glycoside hydrolase N-terminal domain-containing protein, with amino-acid sequence MKNIIPVFLCLMGALFFSSCSQDQQHKDTTNLWYKQPAQKWKEALPVGNGRLGAMVFGDPKSERIQLNEDSLWPDGPSVPSAKGTPEDLLEIRKLIKAGEVHKADKMIVDKFSYGRVLRSHQTMGDLYIDFENDLKIENYSRKLSLDEALATVNYSSEGHEYTEKVFASAVDDVLVVQLSTTAEEGLNFQLKLDRPEDTGHPTVTVSAPSKDELIMNGEITQYGGVLNSQPNPIDHGVKFETRLKVKTSSGTTTANNGTLSLEGVKEATIFIVCNTSFYGDDYAAKNQKSLKHLEGKSFENILADHKADFDQYFSRVNLDLGDQELDSLPTDQRLQRVKDGNKDANLAATLFQYGRYLLISSSRPGTNPANLQGIWNKDIQAPWNADYHLNINLQMNYWPAGPTQLSEMHLPLFDLVDRLIERGKVTAKEQYGINRGSVIHHATDLWAAPWMRANQAYWGAWIHGGGWISQHYWEHYQFTQDKEFLAQRAYPALKSFAEFYLDWLQKNEKSGLYISYPETSPENSYMAADGKSAAVSYGAAMGHQIIKEVFENTLSAAKVLAIEDSFTQEVQEKLGKLYPGVSIGEDGRILEWNEAYEEPEKGHRHMSHLYALHPGHTITEAIPEAFEGAQKTIDYRLQHGGAGTGWSRAWMINFNARLLDEASAEDNLYKLLQISTGPNLFNEHPPFQIDGNFGFTAGIAELLMQSHEGFIRILPTLPNSWKNGHIEGLVARGNIVVDIFWKDGKLTKLGLLSNSDQVKEIVYNKNSRIISLTKGKKIWLDKALQEIN; translated from the coding sequence ATGAAAAACATTATTCCAGTTTTCCTGTGTTTAATGGGCGCTCTATTTTTCAGTTCATGCTCCCAAGATCAACAACACAAAGACACCACAAACCTATGGTACAAACAACCTGCTCAAAAGTGGAAAGAAGCACTTCCCGTAGGCAATGGAAGGCTAGGTGCAATGGTCTTCGGTGATCCAAAAAGTGAAAGAATCCAATTGAATGAAGATTCCTTGTGGCCTGATGGCCCAAGTGTCCCTAGTGCAAAAGGAACACCAGAAGACCTACTAGAAATAAGAAAACTGATCAAAGCTGGCGAAGTCCATAAAGCCGATAAAATGATTGTTGATAAATTTTCATACGGCAGAGTACTTAGGTCTCATCAAACTATGGGCGATCTATATATTGACTTTGAGAACGATCTTAAAATTGAAAATTACTCGAGGAAACTTAGTCTTGACGAAGCATTGGCCACGGTCAACTATAGTTCTGAAGGCCATGAATATACCGAAAAGGTTTTCGCTTCTGCTGTTGATGATGTTTTGGTCGTACAGTTGAGTACCACTGCCGAAGAGGGCCTCAACTTTCAGCTTAAACTGGATAGACCAGAGGATACCGGGCATCCGACAGTTACTGTTTCAGCTCCTTCAAAAGATGAATTGATCATGAATGGTGAAATCACACAATATGGAGGGGTTCTGAATAGTCAACCCAATCCTATTGACCATGGTGTGAAATTCGAAACCAGACTTAAAGTCAAGACCTCTTCAGGAACAACTACAGCCAACAATGGGACATTATCCCTTGAAGGTGTAAAGGAAGCGACCATTTTTATTGTTTGTAACACTTCCTTCTATGGTGATGATTATGCTGCTAAAAATCAAAAAAGCTTAAAACACTTAGAAGGAAAAAGTTTCGAAAACATCCTTGCTGATCATAAGGCAGATTTTGACCAATACTTTTCCAGGGTTAATCTGGATTTGGGCGACCAAGAGTTGGACAGCCTCCCCACAGACCAAAGGTTACAAAGAGTCAAAGATGGCAATAAGGATGCTAATCTTGCAGCTACCCTCTTTCAGTATGGCCGCTACCTCCTTATTTCTTCATCCAGGCCAGGTACTAATCCAGCGAATCTTCAAGGTATCTGGAACAAAGACATACAAGCACCATGGAATGCGGACTACCATCTCAACATCAATCTCCAAATGAACTATTGGCCAGCAGGGCCAACCCAACTCTCTGAGATGCATTTGCCACTTTTTGACCTGGTTGACAGGTTAATTGAAAGAGGAAAAGTCACAGCAAAGGAACAATACGGCATCAATAGAGGATCCGTAATTCACCACGCTACGGATCTTTGGGCCGCTCCGTGGATGAGAGCCAACCAAGCTTACTGGGGAGCATGGATTCATGGAGGCGGGTGGATTTCCCAACATTATTGGGAGCACTATCAATTTACACAGGACAAAGAATTTCTAGCACAGAGAGCCTATCCAGCTTTGAAGTCATTTGCTGAGTTCTATCTAGATTGGCTTCAGAAAAATGAAAAGTCAGGACTTTACATCTCTTATCCAGAAACTTCACCAGAAAACTCCTATATGGCAGCAGATGGAAAATCAGCTGCTGTTTCTTATGGTGCTGCTATGGGACATCAAATCATCAAAGAGGTTTTTGAAAATACCCTTTCGGCGGCCAAGGTTTTAGCTATAGAAGACAGCTTTACCCAAGAGGTCCAAGAAAAACTTGGAAAACTATACCCAGGAGTGAGTATTGGGGAAGATGGGAGAATCCTTGAATGGAACGAAGCTTACGAAGAGCCAGAGAAAGGCCACAGGCACATGTCCCACCTTTATGCCCTTCACCCAGGCCACACCATCACAGAAGCCATTCCAGAGGCATTCGAAGGAGCTCAAAAAACAATTGACTATAGACTTCAACATGGCGGAGCTGGTACAGGCTGGAGCAGGGCTTGGATGATCAACTTTAATGCAAGGCTACTGGACGAAGCCTCAGCAGAGGATAATCTCTATAAGTTACTGCAAATCTCAACAGGCCCAAATTTGTTCAATGAACATCCTCCATTCCAAATCGATGGAAACTTTGGCTTTACGGCTGGTATAGCTGAATTACTGATGCAATCCCATGAAGGTTTTATTAGAATTTTACCCACTTTACCAAACAGTTGGAAAAATGGACATATAGAAGGGTTGGTTGCCAGGGGAAATATAGTGGTGGATATTTTCTGGAAAGATGGAAAACTAACCAAACTGGGACTTCTCAGCAACTCGGACCAAGTTAAAGAAATAGTATATAATAAGAACAGTAGGATTATTTCTCTTACCAAAGGAAAAAAAATATGGCTTGATAAAGCATTGCAGGAAATTAATTAA
- a CDS encoding quinone-dependent dihydroorotate dehydrogenase has translation MYKSLLKPFLFKKGAEEAHHFTFSMVKTTFNLPIVKGVVNSLFGFEDSSLEKEVFGLKFKNPVGLAAGFDKDAKLIDEMAMLGFGFIEIGTLTPKAQDGNPQPRLFRLPEDGSLVNRMGFNNGGVDAAVQRLKKRKSNVLIGGNIGKNKVTPNEKAEDDYLYCLNALHPYVDYFVVNVSSPNTPNLRDLQEKEPLQKLLQTVKTANEKFPHPKPILLKIAPDLTDGQLDDIIAIVQVTKIDGVIATNTTIDRSQLRTDAKKVEEIGAGGVSGKVLGKRSTEVIRYLSEQSNKSFPIIGVGGIFSAEDAIEKLEAGASLVQVYSGMIYEGPGLMKEIKKGLKAYYNR, from the coding sequence GTGTATAAATCACTCTTAAAGCCTTTTTTGTTTAAAAAAGGGGCTGAGGAAGCCCATCACTTTACATTTTCCATGGTGAAAACCACCTTTAATCTCCCCATTGTCAAAGGAGTAGTCAATAGCCTTTTTGGCTTTGAGGATTCCTCCCTGGAAAAAGAAGTTTTTGGCTTGAAGTTCAAAAACCCCGTGGGACTGGCAGCTGGTTTTGATAAAGACGCCAAGCTGATAGATGAGATGGCTATGTTGGGATTTGGATTCATTGAAATCGGGACCTTGACACCAAAGGCTCAGGATGGGAATCCACAGCCCAGGTTGTTTAGATTGCCTGAAGATGGATCCTTGGTGAACCGGATGGGCTTTAATAATGGCGGAGTGGATGCTGCGGTACAACGGTTGAAAAAAAGAAAGTCCAATGTATTAATCGGAGGAAATATCGGTAAAAATAAAGTGACTCCTAATGAAAAGGCTGAGGACGATTATCTATATTGTCTGAACGCTTTACACCCCTATGTGGATTACTTTGTAGTAAATGTGAGTTCTCCCAATACGCCAAACTTAAGGGACTTGCAGGAGAAAGAACCCTTGCAAAAATTACTTCAAACTGTTAAGACAGCAAACGAAAAGTTTCCTCATCCAAAACCCATTCTACTGAAAATTGCTCCAGACCTTACCGATGGGCAACTCGATGATATTATTGCTATCGTTCAGGTGACCAAAATTGACGGGGTGATTGCGACAAATACAACTATCGACAGAAGTCAATTGAGGACTGATGCCAAGAAAGTGGAAGAAATTGGTGCTGGTGGTGTCAGTGGGAAAGTGTTGGGCAAAAGAAGTACGGAAGTGATTCGTTATTTGTCTGAACAGTCAAATAAATCATTCCCAATTATCGGGGTTGGTGGTATTTTTAGTGCAGAAGATGCTATCGAAAAGCTTGAAGCAGGAGCTTCATTGGTGCAGGTTTATTCTGGAATGATCTATGAAGGGCCAGGCCTGATGAAGGAAATCAAAAAAGGTTTGAAAGCTTATTACAACCGCTGA
- a CDS encoding DNA translocase FtsK encodes MASNTYKSNTFRKKEKVKKKKRSFNFSINAFKDKKVGMSFGILFMMIGLFLFFAFLGYLFTGAADQSVVSGAGEGVPLRQNAAEARNWLGFAGAWVSHWLIFRWFGLAAFLFPPFLFVLGFKWAFKQSLISLTQYSAFGLFFVFWLGLLLGYVVHILDGFSYLQFICGGFGYEMAVLSDEFFGWGTFILIFGSLLIFVVFFFNITHIEWLQSDHKSVEDSDSEVISESRENKSAVIEKNSAPIETEETAPGTDELVDEEEDIEDDGQSWTIKNEQPEKKKSSSEPTFNIEDQTLVSEEEKKEPEEKKFTVEANAGEEKKVSEVENLDPYDPTLDLASYQYPTIDLLNEYDQQKVTVSRQELEENKNKIVETLVNFKIGIQEIKATIGPTVTLYEIVPDPGVKISKIKNLEDDIALSLAALGIRIIAPIPGKGTIGIEVPNKNRELVAARSVLGTEKFMRSDKDLPVALGKTISNEVFVVDLAKMPHLLMAGATGQGKSVGLNVILASLVYKKHPSQLKFVLVDPKKVELTLFNKIERHFLAKLPNAEDAIITDTKKVIYTLNSLCIEMDNRYDLLKDAGCRNLKEYNAKFVARKLNPDKGHKFMPYIVLVIDELADLMMTAGKEIEAPIARLAQLARAIGIHLVVATQRPSVNVITGIIKANFPARLSFRVTSKVDSRTILDAGGAEQLIGMGDMLLSQGSDVIRLQCAFLDTPEVEAVCEWIGEQRGYSDAYLLPEFEGEDGDSGVGDVDLSDRDPLFEDAAKLIVMHQQGSTSLIQRKLKLGYNRAGRIIDQLEAAGVVGPFEGSKAREVLIHDEVSLEQLLNSL; translated from the coding sequence ATGGCTTCCAATACATATAAATCAAATACTTTCAGGAAGAAGGAAAAAGTCAAGAAGAAAAAGCGTTCGTTTAACTTTTCTATCAATGCTTTTAAGGATAAAAAAGTAGGGATGTCTTTTGGGATCCTGTTTATGATGATAGGGCTTTTTCTGTTTTTTGCTTTTTTAGGATACCTTTTTACCGGTGCTGCAGATCAGAGTGTGGTGAGCGGTGCGGGGGAAGGTGTTCCATTGAGACAAAATGCTGCGGAAGCTCGAAACTGGTTGGGTTTTGCAGGAGCTTGGGTCTCCCATTGGCTAATCTTTCGTTGGTTTGGGCTGGCGGCTTTCTTATTTCCTCCATTCCTGTTTGTTCTGGGATTTAAGTGGGCCTTTAAGCAGTCTTTGATTTCTTTAACCCAGTACAGTGCTTTTGGGCTGTTTTTTGTGTTTTGGCTTGGACTACTTTTGGGCTATGTGGTCCATATATTGGATGGCTTCAGTTACCTTCAGTTTATTTGTGGAGGGTTTGGCTATGAAATGGCTGTCTTGTCTGATGAGTTCTTTGGCTGGGGGACATTTATTTTGATCTTTGGCTCATTGCTGATATTTGTAGTTTTCTTTTTCAATATCACACATATTGAATGGTTACAGAGTGATCATAAAAGTGTGGAGGATTCAGATTCTGAGGTTATATCCGAAAGCCGTGAAAACAAAAGCGCCGTAATAGAAAAGAATTCTGCTCCAATTGAAACGGAAGAAACAGCTCCAGGCACGGATGAGCTAGTTGATGAAGAGGAGGATATTGAAGATGATGGTCAAAGCTGGACTATAAAAAATGAGCAGCCTGAAAAGAAAAAGTCAAGTAGCGAACCCACATTTAATATTGAAGATCAAACGTTGGTTTCTGAAGAAGAGAAGAAGGAGCCTGAGGAAAAGAAATTTACGGTAGAAGCTAATGCTGGAGAGGAGAAAAAGGTCAGTGAAGTGGAAAATCTAGACCCTTATGATCCTACTTTGGATTTAGCCAGCTATCAATATCCAACCATTGATTTGCTCAATGAGTATGATCAGCAGAAAGTGACCGTTTCCCGTCAGGAGTTGGAGGAAAACAAAAACAAGATCGTAGAAACACTGGTCAACTTTAAGATAGGGATTCAAGAGATTAAGGCTACCATTGGTCCTACTGTAACTTTATACGAAATTGTACCTGATCCGGGAGTTAAGATTTCAAAAATTAAAAATCTGGAGGATGATATTGCTTTGAGTTTGGCTGCATTGGGAATCAGGATTATCGCTCCTATCCCAGGAAAAGGAACTATTGGTATTGAAGTGCCAAACAAGAACAGAGAATTGGTGGCGGCCAGATCTGTTTTGGGAACCGAGAAGTTTATGAGAAGTGACAAGGATCTTCCTGTGGCTTTAGGTAAGACCATTTCCAATGAGGTTTTTGTAGTGGATTTGGCCAAAATGCCTCACTTACTGATGGCAGGTGCCACTGGTCAAGGTAAGTCCGTTGGCTTAAATGTGATCTTGGCCTCATTGGTTTACAAAAAACACCCTTCACAGTTAAAGTTTGTTTTGGTGGATCCCAAGAAAGTGGAGTTGACCCTTTTCAATAAAATTGAAAGACACTTCCTGGCTAAACTGCCCAATGCAGAAGACGCCATCATTACGGATACCAAAAAAGTAATCTATACGCTTAACTCGCTTTGTATAGAAATGGACAACCGGTATGATTTGCTCAAAGATGCAGGTTGCCGAAACCTAAAAGAATACAATGCGAAGTTTGTGGCCAGAAAACTCAACCCGGACAAGGGTCATAAGTTCATGCCTTATATTGTTTTGGTGATCGATGAATTGGCGGACTTGATGATGACAGCTGGTAAGGAAATAGAAGCTCCAATTGCCAGGTTGGCTCAGTTGGCCAGGGCTATTGGGATTCACTTGGTGGTAGCTACCCAGCGTCCATCAGTTAATGTGATTACCGGTATTATCAAAGCTAATTTCCCTGCCAGGTTATCATTTAGGGTAACATCTAAAGTGGACAGTAGGACCATTCTTGATGCAGGGGGAGCTGAGCAATTGATCGGCATGGGAGATATGTTGCTTTCCCAAGGCTCTGACGTGATCAGACTTCAATGCGCTTTCTTAGATACCCCTGAAGTGGAGGCAGTGTGTGAGTGGATTGGTGAACAGCGAGGTTACAGTGATGCCTATTTGTTACCTGAATTTGAAGGAGAAGATGGTGATAGTGGTGTTGGTGATGTGGATTTGTCAGATCGTGATCCCTTATTTGAAGATGCAGCAAAGCTGATTGTAATGCATCAACAAGGAAGTACTTCATTGATTCAGAGAAAACTGAAGTTGGGCTATAACAGAGCGGGGAGAATTATTGATCAGTTGGAAGCGGCAGGAGTTGTTGGGCCATTTGAAGGAAGCAAAGCCCGTGAAGTATTAATTCACGATGAAGTTAGTTTGGAACAGTTATTGAATAGCCTCTAA
- a CDS encoding rhodanese-related sulfurtransferase codes for MENLDYNVLLYYCYSEIKDPETYREEHHLFCVENNILGRIIISSEGLNGTVSGLKEDCEKYMEYVKSDPRFAKTEFKIDEMDKHAFTKIHVRVKPEIVHSTLKHVNPNVRTGKHLEPEEFKALKDQEDVVILDVRSNYEHELGRFKNAITLDIDNFRDFPEKVNELEHLKGKKVLTYCTGGIKCEKASAYLLEQGFEDVYQLHGGIIKYGMEAGGEDFEGKCYVFDNRVAVDVNKVNPKVISKCHCCGEISDRMVNCANPVCNIHVPICEECGWKYEGACSDECKEHPEKRPYDGTGYYQKNTNGYNPYKGLYRKPDKEKIKSIIHE; via the coding sequence ATGGAGAATTTAGATTACAACGTATTACTTTATTATTGTTATTCAGAGATCAAAGATCCTGAAACTTACAGGGAGGAGCATCACCTGTTTTGTGTAGAGAACAATATTCTGGGAAGAATTATTATTTCCTCGGAGGGACTGAACGGAACAGTTTCTGGTTTGAAGGAAGATTGTGAGAAGTACATGGAATATGTGAAGTCTGACCCTAGGTTTGCCAAGACCGAATTTAAAATCGATGAAATGGACAAACATGCCTTTACTAAAATTCATGTAAGGGTAAAACCGGAAATTGTACATTCGACCTTAAAGCATGTTAATCCTAATGTGCGTACTGGAAAACACTTGGAGCCAGAAGAATTCAAGGCTTTAAAAGACCAGGAAGATGTGGTGATTTTGGATGTGAGGTCTAACTATGAGCATGAATTGGGACGTTTTAAGAACGCCATTACTTTGGATATTGATAATTTCAGGGACTTTCCAGAAAAGGTCAATGAACTGGAGCATTTGAAAGGCAAGAAGGTTTTGACCTATTGTACAGGAGGGATTAAGTGTGAGAAGGCTTCTGCTTATTTGCTGGAACAAGGTTTTGAAGACGTTTATCAACTTCACGGTGGAATTATCAAGTACGGTATGGAAGCTGGAGGCGAAGACTTCGAAGGAAAGTGTTATGTTTTCGATAACAGAGTTGCTGTAGATGTCAATAAAGTCAACCCTAAGGTGATTTCAAAGTGTCACTGCTGTGGAGAAATCTCTGATCGAATGGTCAATTGTGCCAATCCAGTATGTAATATCCATGTTCCCATTTGTGAAGAGTGTGGCTGGAAATATGAAGGAGCTTGTTCGGATGAATGTAAGGAGCATCCAGAAAAGAGGCCATACGATGGGACAGGCTATTACCAGAAAAACACCAACGGTTATAACCCTTATAAAGGACTTTACCGAAAACCTGATAAAGAGAAAATAAAATCCATCATTCATGAATAA